In Dehalococcoidia bacterium, a single window of DNA contains:
- a CDS encoding AsnC family transcriptional regulator, with product MTLKLDPTDAALLDELQTGLPLESRPYLSIGKKLGLPENEVVSRLRRLLEAGAINRIGPVLSATAMGGKRMLAAMSVPPDRLEEVASYVNGFPAVSHNYEREHHYNLWFVISSADPAEVDAALYAIRKRTRLPVMELPALEEYFLGVRFELA from the coding sequence ATGACGCTGAAGCTGGACCCGACGGACGCCGCCCTCCTCGACGAGTTGCAGACGGGCCTTCCTCTGGAATCACGCCCTTATCTGTCGATCGGCAAGAAACTCGGCCTCCCCGAAAACGAGGTCGTCTCGCGCCTGCGCAGGCTGCTCGAAGCGGGCGCTATCAACCGGATCGGCCCCGTCCTCAGCGCGACGGCGATGGGCGGAAAGCGCATGCTCGCGGCCATGAGCGTCCCGCCCGATCGCCTGGAGGAGGTCGCGTCATACGTTAACGGCTTTCCGGCCGTCAGCCACAACTACGAGCGCGAACACCATTACAACCTCTGGTTCGTCATCTCGTCCGCCGACCCGGCAGAGGTCGATGCCGCCTTGTACGCCATCCGCAAGCGGACGAGGCTGCCGGTCATGGAGCTGCCGGCGCTGGAGGAATACTTCCTGGGAGTCCGTTTTGAGCTCGCGTAA
- a CDS encoding Lrp/AsnC family transcriptional regulator, which translates to MSSRNASKALTEEERRVVLAVQDGLPIVARPFEAVANGLGKTEQQVIALLRSLMERGIVTRLGAVLNHRALGFTANGMAVWDVPDDRVSEAGRKLAAFAAVTHCYRRPRRPPDWPYNLYAMLHGRSREEVIATAERIAAEAGIADCAHDVLFSVRQFRKRGMRLQAPAEGGGEDRLFALHTNED; encoded by the coding sequence TTGAGCTCGCGTAACGCATCGAAGGCCCTGACCGAGGAAGAACGAAGGGTCGTCCTCGCCGTGCAGGACGGCCTGCCCATCGTCGCCCGCCCGTTCGAAGCCGTCGCCAACGGACTGGGGAAGACGGAGCAGCAGGTTATCGCCCTCCTTCGCTCGCTCATGGAGAGGGGCATAGTCACCCGCCTGGGCGCCGTCCTCAATCACCGGGCGCTCGGCTTCACCGCCAACGGGATGGCCGTCTGGGACGTCCCCGACGACCGCGTGTCGGAGGCGGGGCGGAAGCTCGCCGCCTTCGCGGCGGTCACGCACTGCTACCGGCGTCCGCGCCGTCCCCCCGACTGGCCCTACAACCTGTACGCCATGCTGCACGGCCGTTCACGGGAAGAAGTGATCGCAACGGCGGAGCGCATCGCGGCGGAGGCGGGAATAGCGGATTGTGCGCACGACGTGCTGTTCAGCGTGCGGCAGTTCAGGAAGCGCGGCATGCGGCTGCAGGCTCCGGCAGAGGGCGGCGGAGAAGACCGTCTCTTTGCTCTTCATACGAACGAAGATTGA
- a CDS encoding glycosyltransferase — protein MHRTLIGKSKTLDDHVPIVGGDVVDELRRLGKPLKNLKVLNISVTAFGTGVAELLRSSVPLFCDLGLKCHWEVTRADEGFTYVNKEMYRALAGGQVEWTDDMTGVWERYTAMNAELLRGNFDVIVVHDPQPAALRSYAHKGRHRGQWVLHSHIDAGSAHEEVWRLLRPHILEYDALVFEDESFLGRGMEKSAVSFIAPAIDPLGTRNMEISEHAVDHLLNRLGIDPERPLVAQIAPLSKESNALGAVQAYWYAREEIPGLQLVLVATASPQDPVAFSYFESVLKVAAEDPDIHVLPHPDHAGNVEVNVIQRAARTVMQRALQRGFGIWISDALWKRTPVVAAPMGGIPKQIIDGKTGFLAESDEGFAERIVDLIRDEELAQRLGSAGRQHVADNFLICRYLRDYLQLLQTVSSSP, from the coding sequence ATGCACCGAACGCTGATCGGCAAGTCGAAGACGCTCGATGACCATGTTCCCATCGTCGGCGGCGACGTCGTCGACGAATTGAGACGGCTCGGCAAGCCCCTCAAGAACCTCAAGGTGCTGAACATCAGCGTTACCGCCTTCGGCACCGGCGTCGCCGAGCTCCTCCGCTCCTCCGTCCCTCTCTTTTGCGACCTCGGCCTCAAGTGCCACTGGGAAGTCACACGCGCCGACGAGGGTTTCACTTACGTAAACAAGGAAATGTACAGGGCGCTCGCCGGCGGCCAGGTCGAGTGGACCGACGACATGACCGGCGTCTGGGAACGGTACACGGCCATGAACGCCGAGCTCCTCCGCGGGAACTTCGACGTCATAGTGGTACACGATCCCCAGCCGGCCGCGCTTCGTTCCTACGCCCATAAGGGCCGCCATCGCGGGCAATGGGTGCTTCACTCCCACATCGACGCCGGTTCCGCGCATGAAGAGGTCTGGAGGCTGCTGCGGCCCCATATCCTGGAATACGATGCGCTCGTGTTCGAGGACGAGTCCTTCCTTGGCAGGGGGATGGAGAAATCGGCAGTCAGCTTCATCGCTCCCGCCATCGACCCGCTGGGCACCCGCAACATGGAAATATCCGAACACGCGGTCGATCACCTGCTCAACCGGCTGGGGATCGACCCTGAGCGCCCTCTGGTCGCGCAGATCGCGCCCCTCAGCAAAGAAAGCAACGCCCTCGGCGCGGTGCAGGCGTACTGGTATGCGAGGGAAGAGATTCCGGGCCTTCAGCTCGTTCTGGTAGCGACCGCCTCCCCCCAGGACCCTGTCGCGTTCTCCTACTTCGAGTCGGTGCTAAAGGTCGCGGCGGAAGACCCGGACATACACGTGCTGCCCCATCCGGACCACGCGGGCAACGTCGAGGTCAACGTCATCCAGAGGGCGGCGCGGACTGTGATGCAGCGGGCGCTGCAACGCGGCTTCGGCATTTGGATATCAGACGCGCTGTGGAAGCGCACGCCCGTAGTCGCCGCACCGATGGGAGGCATTCCGAAACAGATCATCGACGGCAAGACGGGGTTCCTCGCCGAAAGCGATGAGGGATTCGCCGAGCGCATCGTCGACCTCATACGGGACGAGGAACTTGCGCAGAGGCTGGGATCTGCCGGGCGCCAGCATGTTGCCGACAATTTCCTTATATGCCGGTACCTCCGTGATTACCTGCAGCTCTTACAGACGGTGTCCTCCAGTCCGTAG
- a CDS encoding glycosyltransferase — protein sequence MLSTVPITPKALENYRPLIGDNHVDEIYELAAPFKGARVLHLNSTPFGGGVAEILTSFVPLMINVGFNAEWQVIRAGDDFFRVTKAMHNSLQGMYADWTPQMWELWLQYNRINAEMFDEDYDFVIIHDPQPAPILSFLEELRGGKPPGKWIWRCHIDLTDAQVQVWDMLRPYVSRYDAAIFTLRDYMKDDLVGPALFVLPPGIDPLNAKNADIPDDTIENILRHHEIDPAKPIIAQISRFDPWKDPLGVIDVYRAVKKELPDLQLVMVASMAYDDPEGWAWYERTVRRAGEDMDIKVRTNLNGVGNVEVNAFQRSAQVVIQKSVREGFGLSVTEALWKGRPVVAGNVGGIPLQIVDGKTGYLVSTAEDCAKRVLYLLQNPEIADDMGRAGKERVRQNFLITRNLRDYLHILRSLVGLEAPAREPALEASSAVGAPLKVLPPSAG from the coding sequence ATGCTCAGCACTGTCCCCATCACGCCCAAGGCGCTCGAGAACTACCGGCCCCTCATAGGCGACAATCACGTCGATGAAATCTATGAGCTCGCTGCCCCCTTTAAGGGCGCCCGCGTCCTTCATCTCAACTCGACGCCCTTCGGCGGCGGCGTCGCCGAGATCCTGACTTCCTTCGTCCCCCTCATGATCAACGTCGGCTTCAACGCCGAATGGCAGGTAATCCGCGCCGGCGACGACTTCTTCCGCGTCACCAAGGCGATGCACAACAGCCTGCAAGGCATGTACGCCGACTGGACGCCGCAGATGTGGGAGCTGTGGCTGCAGTACAACCGCATCAACGCCGAGATGTTCGACGAGGACTACGACTTCGTCATCATCCACGACCCGCAGCCCGCCCCCATCCTCAGCTTCCTCGAAGAACTGCGCGGCGGCAAGCCGCCCGGGAAGTGGATCTGGCGCTGTCACATCGACCTGACGGATGCCCAGGTGCAGGTCTGGGACATGCTCCGCCCCTATGTCTCCCGCTACGACGCCGCCATCTTCACCCTCCGCGACTACATGAAAGACGATCTCGTCGGGCCCGCGCTCTTCGTCCTCCCTCCGGGGATAGACCCCCTGAACGCGAAGAACGCCGACATCCCCGACGACACGATCGAGAACATACTCCGGCACCACGAGATCGACCCCGCGAAACCGATCATCGCCCAGATATCGCGCTTCGACCCGTGGAAGGACCCTCTCGGCGTTATCGACGTCTATCGCGCCGTCAAGAAGGAGCTGCCCGACCTGCAACTCGTTATGGTCGCTTCGATGGCGTACGACGACCCGGAAGGATGGGCCTGGTACGAGCGCACGGTGCGGCGCGCCGGCGAAGACATGGACATCAAGGTGCGCACCAACCTGAACGGCGTGGGCAACGTGGAGGTCAACGCCTTCCAGCGCTCGGCGCAGGTCGTTATACAGAAATCAGTCCGCGAGGGGTTCGGCCTTTCGGTCACTGAAGCGCTGTGGAAGGGGCGGCCCGTGGTCGCGGGCAACGTCGGCGGCATCCCCCTGCAGATCGTCGACGGGAAGACGGGCTACCTGGTCAGCACCGCCGAAGATTGCGCCAAGCGCGTCCTTTATCTGCTGCAGAATCCGGAGATCGCCGACGACATGGGCCGGGCGGGCAAGGAGAGAGTCCGGCAGAACTTCCTTATCACGAGGAATTTGCGGGACTATCTCCATATCCTGAGGTCGCTCGTGGGGCTGGAGGCGCCCGCGAGAGAGCCCGCGCTCGAAGCCTCATCCGCGGTGGGTGCCCCGCTCAAGGTGCTGCCCCCTTCCGCGGGATAG
- a CDS encoding alpha/beta fold hydrolase, whose translation MPKAIVNGNSIYYEAYGSGEPLLLIMGLGASTLAWHAQVPTLSRYLRVIAFDNRGSGRSDRPQDYSMPLFARDAAGLLRTLGIDSAHVFGVSMGGMIAQQLALDYPGAVRSLILGATSPCLAAWPPEQAVQDATARAMDAPPREGFEVMLWTGYSDRYVAEHKEDLWLQFQIELPLMPPVEFWQKQLAAVLEFDARERLKEISVPTLVIGGADDPVIPRAACEYLAEHIPGAELVLFPGARHGFNIEREEETNQAVLDFIRRSARASAASEETSDA comes from the coding sequence GTGCCGAAAGCCATCGTAAATGGAAACAGCATTTACTATGAGGCTTACGGCTCCGGGGAACCGCTGCTCCTCATAATGGGCCTCGGCGCCAGCACCCTTGCCTGGCACGCCCAGGTGCCCACGCTCTCCCGGTACCTGCGCGTCATCGCCTTCGATAACCGCGGCAGCGGACGCAGCGACAGGCCGCAGGACTACTCGATGCCGCTGTTCGCCCGCGACGCCGCCGGCCTCCTGCGGACGCTGGGTATCGACTCCGCGCACGTCTTCGGCGTGTCCATGGGCGGGATGATCGCCCAGCAATTGGCGCTCGACTATCCCGGCGCTGTGCGCTCACTCATCCTCGGCGCCACCAGCCCCTGTCTCGCCGCCTGGCCGCCGGAGCAGGCGGTGCAGGACGCGACGGCGCGGGCCATGGACGCGCCGCCCCGGGAAGGCTTCGAGGTAATGCTCTGGACAGGTTACAGCGACCGCTACGTCGCCGAGCACAAAGAGGATCTCTGGCTCCAGTTCCAGATCGAGCTTCCCCTCATGCCGCCGGTCGAGTTCTGGCAGAAGCAGCTCGCCGCCGTCCTGGAGTTCGATGCGCGCGAGCGCCTCAAAGAGATAAGCGTGCCAACGCTCGTCATCGGCGGCGCCGACGACCCCGTCATCCCGCGCGCCGCCTGCGAGTATCTGGCGGAGCACATCCCCGGCGCGGAGCTCGTCCTGTTTCCGGGCGCCCGGCACGGCTTCAACATAGAGCGCGAGGAGGAGACCAATCAGGCCGTCCTCGACTTCATACGGCGTTCAGCCCGCGCTTCCGCGGCTAGTGAGGAGACCTCTGATGCGTGA
- a CDS encoding TldD/PmbA family protein has translation MRELVMRALDTARARGAGYADVRVVGRKSESITVRNRNVEALTADETMGFGVRVLVDGYWGFAGSNRMTLEEADQAAAEAVRIAKASARAGGPRADLGPPEVHQDAYRTAFAKDPFAVSLDDKIALLIVVNEQMMKVKSIVMAESNLYYQRENKTFASTEGSYIEQELIETGCGIEATAVGDGEVQKRSYPNSVGRHQGTEGWEFVERYDLPGNALRVAEEAAALLTAKPCPSGVTTIILDGSQLALQVHESCGHAIELDRVLGTEAAYAGTSFLTVDKLGVLQYGSGVVNLTADATIPGGLGTFGYDDEGVPAQSTPIVREGVFLGYLMSRETAAMLGMRSNGTMRAADWNHIPLIRMTNVNLEPGSWRLEDLIADTDDGLYMETNRSWSIDDRRLNFQFGTELAREIKNGKLGDLVKNATYTGITPQFWGSCDAVCNRDHWVVWGTPNCGKGQPEQVAHTGHGAAPARFRNIQVGLVR, from the coding sequence ATGCGTGAACTCGTTATGCGCGCCCTCGACACGGCGCGCGCGCGGGGCGCCGGATACGCCGACGTCCGGGTCGTAGGCCGCAAGAGTGAATCGATAACCGTCCGCAACCGGAACGTCGAGGCGCTGACGGCCGACGAGACGATGGGGTTCGGCGTCCGCGTCCTCGTCGATGGCTACTGGGGGTTCGCGGGCAGCAACCGCATGACGCTGGAAGAGGCCGACCAGGCGGCGGCGGAGGCGGTACGCATCGCCAAAGCCTCCGCGCGCGCGGGCGGCCCCCGCGCCGATCTCGGCCCACCCGAAGTCCACCAGGACGCCTACCGGACTGCCTTCGCGAAGGACCCGTTCGCCGTTTCGCTCGATGACAAGATAGCTCTCCTCATCGTCGTCAACGAACAGATGATGAAGGTCAAGAGCATCGTCATGGCGGAATCGAACCTGTACTACCAGCGCGAGAACAAGACCTTCGCCAGCACCGAGGGGAGCTACATCGAGCAGGAGCTGATCGAGACGGGCTGCGGCATCGAGGCGACAGCCGTGGGCGACGGCGAAGTGCAGAAGCGCTCCTACCCGAACAGCGTCGGGCGCCACCAGGGCACCGAGGGCTGGGAGTTCGTGGAGCGCTACGACCTGCCGGGCAACGCGCTGCGTGTGGCGGAGGAGGCGGCCGCGCTTCTCACCGCGAAACCCTGCCCTTCAGGCGTCACCACCATCATCCTCGATGGCAGCCAGCTCGCGCTCCAGGTCCACGAGAGCTGCGGCCACGCCATCGAGCTCGACCGCGTGCTGGGGACGGAGGCCGCCTACGCCGGCACCAGCTTCCTCACCGTCGACAAGCTGGGCGTGTTGCAGTACGGCTCAGGAGTTGTGAACCTTACGGCCGACGCAACGATCCCCGGCGGGCTCGGCACCTTCGGCTACGACGACGAAGGGGTGCCGGCGCAATCGACGCCCATCGTGCGCGAGGGCGTCTTCCTCGGCTACCTTATGTCGCGCGAGACGGCGGCCATGCTTGGAATGCGCAGCAACGGAACGATGCGCGCCGCCGACTGGAACCACATCCCGCTCATCCGCATGACCAACGTCAACCTCGAGCCCGGCTCCTGGCGCCTGGAAGACCTGATCGCTGATACCGACGATGGCCTCTACATGGAGACCAACCGTAGCTGGAGCATCGACGACCGGCGGCTCAACTTCCAGTTCGGCACGGAGCTGGCGCGCGAGATCAAGAACGGCAAGCTGGGCGACCTCGTGAAGAACGCGACCTACACCGGCATCACGCCCCAGTTCTGGGGTAGTTGCGACGCTGTCTGCAACCGCGACCACTGGGTGGTCTGGGGAACGCCGAACTGCGGCAAGGGCCAGCCGGAGCAGGTGGCGCACACTGGCCACGGCGCGGCGCCCGCCCGCTTCCGCAACATCCAGGTCGGACTGGTCAGATAG
- a CDS encoding TldD/PmbA family protein, whose product MDEPGLKNIADRVLAASAADQTEVLIFGSHSALTRFANSYIHQNVARTGFEVSVRAVIGKKIGIAATNILSDESLKAVAEKAVTLARHQKENEDFRSLPGPAPLPQAHAYSQRTADCTPEQRASVVATICDAARREGVTAAGAFKTGVSEIAVANSLGVFAYNRDTHASLNTTMMSATSSGYASRLSIDIDDIDGTALAAEAIDKCLRSTDPIAIDPGEYEVILEDYAVTDILDFFAYLSFGAQAYQEKRSFMTDHLGEKVMGENITIWDDGLSPETIANPFDFEGVPRQRVDFIVGGVAKGIVYDTYYAGKEGKTSTGHALPAAVTFGPVPSNMFLAAGNASKEEMLASVERGIWVSRFWYTRPVHPLRVIVTGMTRDGTFLIEKGKITAPVRNLRFTQSYLDAMNQVELIGGETRLHEAIAGVSRVPALKIRSWAFTGATEF is encoded by the coding sequence ATGGACGAGCCGGGGCTGAAGAACATCGCCGACCGTGTGCTGGCCGCGAGCGCCGCCGATCAGACGGAAGTGCTCATCTTCGGCAGCCACTCGGCGCTCACGCGCTTCGCGAACAGTTACATCCACCAGAACGTCGCGCGGACAGGCTTTGAGGTCAGCGTGCGGGCCGTCATCGGCAAGAAGATAGGCATAGCTGCGACCAACATCCTCTCCGACGAATCGCTGAAAGCGGTTGCGGAGAAGGCGGTGACGCTGGCGCGGCACCAGAAGGAGAATGAGGACTTCCGGTCGCTACCGGGCCCGGCGCCGTTGCCCCAGGCCCACGCCTACTCGCAGCGCACCGCCGATTGCACGCCGGAGCAGCGGGCGAGCGTCGTCGCCACTATCTGCGATGCCGCCCGCCGCGAGGGGGTGACGGCCGCCGGCGCTTTCAAGACCGGCGTCTCCGAGATCGCCGTCGCAAACTCCCTTGGCGTGTTCGCCTACAACCGAGACACGCACGCCAGCCTCAACACGACGATGATGTCGGCCACCAGCAGCGGCTACGCCTCACGCCTCAGCATCGATATCGACGACATCGACGGCACCGCCCTCGCCGCCGAGGCGATAGACAAGTGCCTGCGCAGCACCGACCCGATAGCGATCGACCCGGGGGAATACGAGGTCATCCTCGAAGACTACGCCGTCACCGACATCCTCGACTTCTTCGCCTACCTGTCGTTCGGCGCGCAGGCCTATCAGGAAAAGCGCAGCTTCATGACCGACCACCTGGGCGAGAAGGTGATGGGCGAAAACATCACGATCTGGGACGACGGTCTTTCACCCGAGACCATCGCCAACCCGTTTGATTTCGAGGGAGTGCCCCGACAGCGGGTCGACTTCATTGTGGGAGGCGTGGCGAAGGGTATCGTCTACGATACTTACTACGCCGGCAAGGAGGGCAAAACATCGACGGGCCACGCCCTGCCGGCCGCCGTTACCTTCGGCCCTGTCCCCAGCAACATGTTCCTGGCGGCGGGAAACGCCTCGAAGGAAGAGATGCTCGCGTCTGTGGAGCGGGGCATCTGGGTAAGCCGCTTCTGGTACACGCGGCCGGTGCACCCGCTGCGGGTCATCGTCACCGGCATGACCCGCGATGGCACGTTCCTCATCGAGAAGGGGAAGATCACGGCCCCCGTGCGCAACCTGCGCTTCACGCAGAGCTACCTCGACGCCATGAACCAGGTGGAGCTTATCGGCGGCGAGACGAGGCTGCACGAGGCGATAGCGGGGGTGAGCCGCGTGCCCGCGCTCAAGATCCGCTCGTGGGCGTTTACCGGCGCCACCGAATTCTAG
- a CDS encoding complex I NDUFA9 subunit family protein: MILLLGGTGFIGRRVAARLVETGEKVRVAARGSRKGVLPETVEEARANVMTGEGLADAMAGVDKVVHLVAVIVEKGEQSFDAVIRSGTVNVVEEAKKAGVKKLVYVSAIGAAAGPEYPYWHAKWLAERAVVNSGLTYTIIRPSLVFGPDDDFFNRLADMARRFPVMPIAGNGKTKFQPIWVEDLVSCVVACLDEGKCDRQVIEVGGPEHLTYDEIVEVICDALGKRRLRVHVPLWAMRPMAGLFQALLSNPPVTTQQLDMLSKDNTTEVDAVVKQFGFEPKRLADGLAHLRGRTAP, encoded by the coding sequence ATGATCCTGTTGCTGGGAGGCACCGGCTTCATCGGGCGACGGGTCGCGGCGCGGCTCGTCGAAACGGGCGAGAAGGTGCGCGTCGCCGCCCGCGGCAGCCGCAAGGGCGTCCTGCCGGAAACGGTCGAGGAAGCGCGCGCGAACGTCATGACCGGCGAGGGCCTGGCCGACGCAATGGCCGGCGTCGACAAGGTCGTCCACCTGGTCGCGGTCATCGTCGAGAAAGGTGAGCAAAGCTTCGACGCCGTCATCCGCTCCGGCACCGTGAACGTGGTCGAGGAGGCGAAGAAGGCGGGTGTCAAGAAGCTCGTCTACGTCAGTGCGATAGGCGCGGCCGCCGGCCCCGAGTACCCGTACTGGCACGCGAAGTGGCTGGCAGAGCGGGCGGTGGTGAACAGCGGCCTGACATACACCATCATCAGGCCATCACTCGTCTTCGGGCCCGACGACGACTTCTTCAACCGCCTCGCCGACATGGCGCGGCGTTTTCCCGTGATGCCCATCGCCGGTAATGGCAAGACGAAGTTCCAGCCGATATGGGTCGAAGACTTGGTGTCGTGCGTCGTCGCCTGCCTGGACGAGGGGAAGTGCGACCGCCAGGTTATCGAGGTGGGCGGGCCCGAGCACCTCACCTACGACGAGATCGTGGAGGTGATCTGCGACGCGCTCGGCAAGCGACGGCTGCGCGTCCATGTGCCGCTCTGGGCCATGCGCCCGATGGCCGGCCTCTTCCAGGCGCTGCTCTCCAACCCGCCGGTAACAACGCAGCAGCTCGATATGCTGTCGAAGGACAACACCACGGAAGTCGATGCGGTAGTCAAGCAGTTCGGCTTCGAGCCGAAGCGGCTGGCCGACGGCTTGGCGCACCTCAGGGGCCGCACCGCGCCCTGA
- a CDS encoding class I SAM-dependent methyltransferase, which translates to MSEIERIRAAYARRAAAGLDERYSLTDPANRYLFQRREEALLSLLGRQGVASLAGLRILDIGCGSGEVLDGFVRYGADPSLLAGVDLLEERIERARGRNPAVSFAVGNAAALPYRDSAFDVALQFTLMSSVFDGETRRRIAAETLRVLRPGGLLIWYDFIWNPTNRDVRGIRLGEVRRLYPGCRLDVRRVTLAPPLLRPLVCVSAALCRAVEAAPFLRSHYLIGVRKEAPPAS; encoded by the coding sequence GTGAGCGAGATCGAACGCATCCGCGCCGCCTACGCCCGGCGCGCCGCCGCCGGCCTCGATGAACGCTACTCGCTGACGGACCCGGCGAACCGCTATCTCTTCCAACGGCGCGAGGAGGCGCTCCTCTCGCTGCTGGGGCGGCAGGGCGTCGCCTCCCTTGCTGGCCTGCGCATCCTCGATATCGGCTGCGGCAGCGGCGAAGTGCTCGACGGGTTCGTCCGTTACGGCGCCGACCCATCGCTGCTTGCGGGCGTCGACCTGCTGGAGGAGCGGATCGAGCGGGCGCGCGGGCGCAATCCAGCGGTCTCGTTCGCCGTGGGCAACGCCGCCGCCCTGCCGTACCGCGACTCCGCGTTCGACGTCGCGCTCCAGTTCACGCTGATGTCGTCGGTGTTCGATGGGGAGACGCGGCGTCGCATCGCCGCCGAGACGCTGCGCGTCCTCCGGCCGGGCGGTCTGCTCATCTGGTACGACTTCATCTGGAACCCGACGAACCGTGACGTGCGAGGGATACGCCTCGGGGAGGTCCGGCGGCTCTATCCGGGCTGCCGCCTCGATGTCCGCAGGGTGACCCTGGCGCCTCCGCTGCTGCGCCCGCTGGTCTGCGTCTCGGCGGCGCTGTGCCGGGCCGTCGAAGCGGCGCCCTTCCTCCGCAGCCACTATCTCATAGGGGTGCGGAAAGAAGCGCCGCCTGCGTCGTGA
- a CDS encoding secondary thiamine-phosphate synthase enzyme YjbQ → MLEVANETAVLIDTRAPAARVYCEAIELDTEEALQFIDITPAVSAIVGKSGVAFGQATVYSTHTTAAIKINENEPLLLDDLRQMLQRLAPCDGEYGHNDFRRRTVNMNEEECANGHSHCQHLFLSSSETVPVVEGRLMLGQWQRIFLVELDRPRQRRLVVSVLGVESSG, encoded by the coding sequence TTGCTCGAGGTCGCGAACGAGACGGCAGTCCTGATCGATACCCGCGCACCCGCCGCACGTGTCTACTGTGAAGCGATAGAGCTCGACACCGAAGAGGCGTTGCAGTTCATCGATATCACACCCGCCGTATCGGCGATAGTCGGGAAGTCCGGGGTGGCGTTCGGTCAGGCAACCGTCTACTCTACACACACCACCGCGGCAATCAAGATCAACGAGAACGAGCCGCTCCTGCTGGACGACTTGAGGCAGATGCTTCAACGGCTCGCCCCCTGCGACGGGGAGTACGGCCACAACGATTTCCGCCGGCGCACCGTCAACATGAACGAGGAGGAGTGCGCTAATGGCCACTCCCACTGCCAGCACCTCTTCCTGAGCAGCAGCGAGACTGTGCCCGTCGTAGAGGGCCGCCTCATGCTGGGACAGTGGCAGCGGATCTTCCTCGTCGAGCTCGACCGCCCACGCCAGCGACGCCTTGTCGTCAGCGTCCTCGGCGTCGAGTCCTCGGGCTAA
- a CDS encoding ABC transporter ATP-binding protein, protein MAGEKLSLRDIIVRRRDREILRLAAMDVMEGEVLAVIGPNGAGKSTLLQVLGLLLRPARGEVLFEGQPVRRWELSLRRRMAVMLQEPLLLRRSVAENVEMGMSLRGVPRGERKARVERWLRRFGVAHLAERSARKLSGGEAHRVSLARAFALEPEVLLLDEPFSALDQPTREALLEELAEALRETGVTTVFVTHDRNEALRLGARVAVIVKGELRQIGPTTEVFAAPADEDVAALVGAETVVAGRHMSEDGGLSRVQVGPHVVQGVSNGRLPDDVLVVVRPEDVTLFPAGDLSVAGSARNRFHGKIVSVTPSGRQARVVIDCGFPLVALVTKQSVDELDIRKGREVVAAFKAHSVHFIPRR, encoded by the coding sequence ATGGCAGGGGAGAAGCTGTCCCTCCGCGATATCATCGTGCGCCGGCGCGACAGAGAAATCCTTCGTCTGGCCGCAATGGACGTGATGGAAGGCGAGGTGTTGGCGGTCATCGGCCCCAACGGCGCCGGCAAGAGCACGCTTCTCCAGGTGCTGGGGCTCCTCCTGCGGCCGGCCCGCGGCGAGGTGCTATTCGAGGGGCAGCCGGTGCGCAGGTGGGAGCTTTCGCTTCGACGTCGCATGGCCGTGATGCTCCAGGAGCCGCTCCTCCTGCGACGCTCCGTGGCCGAGAACGTGGAGATGGGGATGAGCCTGCGGGGCGTTCCGCGCGGCGAGCGGAAGGCGAGGGTCGAGCGATGGCTGCGGCGCTTCGGCGTAGCGCATCTGGCGGAACGTTCCGCCCGCAAGCTCTCCGGCGGCGAAGCGCATCGCGTCAGCCTGGCGCGCGCGTTCGCCCTGGAGCCGGAAGTCCTCCTCCTCGACGAGCCGTTCAGCGCCCTCGACCAGCCGACGCGGGAGGCTCTGCTCGAAGAGCTCGCGGAAGCCCTGCGCGAGACGGGGGTCACGACCGTCTTCGTCACGCACGATCGCAATGAGGCGCTGCGCCTGGGGGCGCGCGTGGCCGTGATCGTCAAGGGCGAGCTCCGTCAAATCGGCCCGACCACGGAGGTCTTCGCCGCCCCCGCTGACGAAGACGTTGCCGCGCTCGTGGGCGCGGAGACGGTCGTCGCGGGACGGCATATGTCAGAGGATGGAGGGCTGAGCCGCGTGCAGGTCGGGCCGCACGTGGTGCAGGGAGTCTCCAACGGGCGGTTGCCTGATGACGTTCTCGTTGTTGTGCGTCCCGAAGACGTCACGCTCTTCCCGGCGGGGGACCTCTCGGTCGCGGGCAGCGCGCGTAACCGCTTTCACGGCAAGATCGTCAGCGTCACGCCGAGCGGCCGGCAGGCGCGGGTGGTCATCGACTGCGGTTTTCCGCTGGTGGCGCTGGTGACGAAGCAGTCAGTCGACGAACTCGACATCCGCAAGGGACGGGAGGTGGTCGCCGCGTTCAAGGCCCATTCCGTCCACTTCATCCCCCGCCGCTGA